In Candidatus Binatia bacterium, the genomic window GCTACGTATCGGGATGTCCTCACCACACGAGACAGAATAACTGAGCTCGCTTTTTTCTACCCCCTCGGAATGTGGGAAGACCAAAGTATGAGCATTGATCCCCGCCACACTCGAATGAAATAAGATTCCTAGAATTACAAATACGCCAGCCTGTCTCAATCTAGATAACAAGTCCCACTCCCAGGTGTCAAGTCTAACATAATTACCCTTTTTTTCCGCTTGACAAGTGGGTGCAGCCTAAAGTATAGGGCTTAAGTCGTAGCTAAATGTAGGACCTAAAGCTTATAACGACTTCAAACGAACGGAGGCTAAAATGAAAAGTCTGCTATCAGTGAGTGGCCTAGTGGTTTTGCTTTATACAATCTTTGCGCTTTCATCTTGCGCGACGCAACAAGAAGAAGCGAAGGCTCCGGCGAAGCCGGCGACGGCCGAAGCCAAAAAGGCTCCGCCCGCAGAGAAGGCCCCAGCTCCGGCAAAAGCGGAAGCAAAGGCTCCGGCCAAAGCGGAGACCAAGGCCGAGGCGAAAGCCGAAACAAAGACCGAAGCGAAGGCCAAGGCTGAAAAGACAAAAGGGGATGTAGGACTGCTGGACACGGAGAAGAACTACTTGATCCTGGTCACCAAGGAAGGCAAGCTGATCACCTTGGACTTCGACCAAAAGACGAAGGCGACGATGCTGGAGTCAAAACCCGCCAAGATGAGTGACGTTGGTCTCGGCTCAGCGGCGGAAGTGGAATATGAAACCAAAGGTGATAAAAAGATCGTGACCAAGATGGAGTTTCGGCCTGTCAAGGGCGGAGATTAATAGCCGGCGTCGGTTCTGAGCGCAGGCACAGGTCCCCTTCGGGACCTGTGCCTGCGCTTTCCGTGGTGCTGACCTCGAAAGGAACTCTTAAAACTCTGCTTTGCAACCGACTCATCTTTCATATTTCTACTGTTGTATCGGTATAGTGAAAGAGATTTTAGTTCCCTTACCCGGGGATGTTTGAATATCGAGTTTGCCGCCTAGCTTAGCAGTTCTTTCTTCCATCGTTCCCAGTCCCAGCCTTCCATTCTCCGTTACTAGAGCAGGCTCAAAACCTATGCCGTCGTCTTCCACAGATCCGGAAATCTCCTCCTCCGTTTCTTTCAATAGCACCACGGCTCGGGAAGCCTGAGAATGGCGTGCAATGTTAATCAAGCCTTCTCTTAGCACATAGTAAATCTCCTGCTCCACCTTAGGGGATAGGTCGAGATCCACAGGTTCAGTTTCCAATATGGCATGGATTCCCAAGCCGTCACGCAAAAAGGTCATCTCTTCTTTTAATCGTTCGGGTAATGTTCCGGGGACGATCGGTGGAATTTCTTTTCCGGACAGAAATTGGCGTATTTCCGCTATTGAATTCGTTGTTATGCCCTCCATGAGCTGGAGCTCGCGGGCCAGTTCATCGGGTGCTGTGGTGAGGTGTTTGCGGCAAGCTTCGAGACGAAAAGATAGGGTAGCGAGCACCTGGAGCAGACGATCGTGGAGCTCGCGGGCGATTCTACGTCTTTCTTCCTTCGCTGCCGCATCGCCGGCAGTCTTATACAAGGCCATCAGCTTTTGATTCTGTTTTTGCTCAAATTCGCTTAAAAACCCGAATATATATGCGAGCACTAACAGGTAGATGCTGCGGATTACGAAGATATCGATAGCGATTGACTGAAGCGAAAGCGGAGAAAAGCGAATGAATCCATAGAATGCGATCCCCATGACTGCCACGCCGAACCCGCCTTTGATACCGTAACGAGAACTAGCCGTGACTACAGGGAAGAAATAATAGACGAAAAACGGAGTTGGAGAAGGGCCGGTGGAAA contains:
- a CDS encoding sensor histidine kinase, with the protein product MNPQDHWLLQKEKTLAWLRLGFSVAAVLVVQLNPERIAHFPLLSQVSLASFSLYSLLLLYLLRTEAVPVAKLALVTTGLDLLWVSLIVFSTGPSPTPFFVYYFFPVVTASSRYGIKGGFGVAVMGIAFYGFIRFSPLSLQSIAIDIFVIRSIYLLVLAYIFGFLSEFEQKQNQKLMALYKTAGDAAAKEERRRIARELHDRLLQVLATLSFRLEACRKHLTTAPDELARELQLMEGITTNSIAEIRQFLSGKEIPPIVPGTLPERLKEEMTFLRDGLGIHAILETEPVDLDLSPKVEQEIYYVLREGLINIARHSQASRAVVLLKETEEEISGSVEDDGIGFEPALVTENGRLGLGTMEERTAKLGGKLDIQTSPGKGTKISFTIPIQQ